In Bdellovibrio sp. GT3, one genomic interval encodes:
- a CDS encoding NHL repeat-containing protein has translation MRVLSGVLIIGTFLLSACSLDINMLGKDQSYIGPDDGVNFPLGDKASYFSSATDFTQAANGNYYVVDANGANVVILNPQGRAMKKIGGLGSGNGQFSLPMSVASDSQSNFYIADFMNSRIQKFSPLGVHLENIGTTGGTGDGLLSRPWGLAIDSQDNLYATECQGTSINYLKKYKPNISTGLYEFEDVKGGSEGNGANDFDCPRGVAIDSNDDIFVVDADNYRVVKIDKVTWNAVSNFGSLGPGNGKFGMPGFSSDMNDIVIDADNNIYVSEAYPTIKIQKFSAAGIYERHFGNGVGTGDSELQDPKGLGLDNSGNLLVGDQIQGTAVGYGQIFKSDGTFLEKWKSGGSDPGEIAKPFGVAVYKSEFIVVIDNGNKRASLFKFTGEWIRDFGNFVMPLDVDVDGSGNIYVLDADTGVNAGKIYKFDKDGLVGLPWPTTELGAPSTLGISYGFKVTSSGEVYLAESAKSRVSRFSSSGVFIESFGEDAGTTDDDLSLPLDVEIDSLGRVYTTEYLTTRLHAFQPNGVSIAKVGSSGSGSSQFQQAYGIAVDSTNSVYVADGVNNNIQIFSLTGSSFTRTGGFGQVGVVGGEFSAPIHMVIDENENLWVADSGNARVQKLNLSGQPVN, from the coding sequence ATGCGCGTACTGTCTGGAGTCCTTATTATTGGGACCTTTTTACTTTCTGCCTGTTCGCTCGACATTAATATGTTGGGGAAAGACCAATCGTATATTGGCCCGGACGATGGTGTGAACTTTCCTCTGGGCGATAAAGCCTCCTACTTCTCTTCCGCGACAGACTTCACGCAAGCTGCAAATGGAAACTACTACGTCGTCGATGCAAATGGGGCGAATGTGGTGATTCTCAATCCTCAAGGCAGAGCAATGAAAAAAATTGGCGGATTGGGTTCGGGAAACGGTCAATTTAGTCTCCCGATGAGTGTCGCATCTGATTCGCAGAGCAATTTCTATATTGCAGACTTTATGAACTCAAGAATTCAAAAGTTTTCACCTCTAGGCGTGCACTTGGAAAATATTGGTACGACTGGTGGAACTGGTGATGGATTGTTGTCCCGTCCGTGGGGACTGGCAATCGACAGTCAGGACAATCTTTACGCTACTGAGTGCCAGGGTACCTCAATCAACTATCTGAAGAAGTACAAACCTAACATCTCCACTGGTCTTTATGAGTTTGAAGATGTCAAAGGAGGATCAGAAGGTAATGGTGCCAATGACTTTGACTGTCCCCGTGGTGTCGCCATTGACAGCAATGACGACATATTTGTAGTCGATGCTGACAACTATCGAGTGGTGAAAATTGATAAAGTCACTTGGAATGCAGTTTCCAACTTCGGTTCTCTTGGGCCAGGTAACGGCAAGTTTGGAATGCCCGGATTTTCTTCGGATATGAACGATATAGTCATTGATGCTGATAATAATATTTATGTGTCTGAGGCATATCCGACTATCAAAATTCAAAAATTTAGTGCCGCTGGTATTTACGAAAGACATTTCGGAAATGGAGTGGGAACTGGCGACAGTGAACTTCAAGATCCGAAAGGTTTGGGGTTGGATAATAGTGGCAACTTGCTGGTGGGTGATCAGATTCAAGGTACTGCAGTGGGGTACGGCCAGATTTTCAAGTCTGATGGAACTTTTCTGGAAAAGTGGAAATCAGGAGGAAGTGACCCCGGTGAAATTGCAAAGCCATTTGGAGTTGCTGTTTATAAGTCGGAGTTTATCGTTGTTATTGATAACGGAAATAAAAGAGCAAGTTTGTTTAAATTCACGGGAGAGTGGATCAGAGATTTCGGTAATTTTGTAATGCCATTGGATGTGGACGTTGACGGAAGCGGCAACATTTATGTTCTTGATGCGGATACCGGTGTTAATGCAGGCAAGATCTATAAATTCGATAAAGATGGTTTGGTTGGTTTGCCATGGCCGACTACTGAGTTAGGAGCACCCAGCACCTTGGGCATATCTTATGGTTTCAAGGTGACGTCATCCGGTGAGGTCTATTTGGCAGAATCCGCCAAGAGCAGAGTTTCCAGATTTAGTAGCTCGGGCGTTTTCATTGAGTCATTTGGTGAAGATGCAGGAACAACAGATGACGACTTATCACTTCCGCTAGATGTTGAAATTGATAGTCTCGGACGTGTTTATACCACGGAATATCTCACTACTCGTCTGCACGCATTTCAACCTAATGGTGTCAGTATTGCTAAAGTGGGAAGTAGTGGGTCGGGTTCATCTCAGTTTCAACAGGCTTATGGAATTGCAGTTGATTCAACAAATTCAGTGTATGTTGCAGATGGAGTGAACAATAATATTCAGATTTTTTCTTTGACCGGTTCCTCATTTACCCGCACTGGCGGATTTGGCCAGGTTGGTGTCGTAGGTGGAGAGTTCTCAGCGCCAATTCATATGGTTATAGATGAAAATGAAAATTTATGGGTGGCAGACTCAGGCAATGCTCGTGTTCAGAAACTAAATCTTTCAGGTCAGCCGGTAAATTAA
- a CDS encoding SDR family oxidoreductase, giving the protein MWPFSRYHKKNPDQPHHPVVLITGCSKGIGLDLARLLYKDHPEYRIVATAREKSIQKLHDNFLENERFVIYPLDVTQEGSRIEVINHISKKWGGVDILVNNAGISYRSVIEHMTAKDELLQMETNYLGPMGLIRRVLPYMRETGRGKIINISSVAGMLAMPTMSSYSASKYALEGASESLWYEMRPFGVQISLVQPGFVNSESFMNVYHTELSDPANNWNGPYCDFYQNMTPFVAKMMQTSRTSSEQIAKIIIKTMKTENPPLWIPATLDAKVFYYIRRLMPRRLLLPFLYWCLPKAQRWGKNYSHRR; this is encoded by the coding sequence ATGTGGCCTTTTTCACGTTATCACAAAAAGAATCCGGATCAGCCTCACCATCCCGTTGTTTTAATCACGGGGTGCTCTAAGGGTATTGGTCTGGACCTGGCGCGACTGCTTTACAAGGATCATCCTGAATACCGCATCGTTGCCACAGCTCGTGAAAAATCAATTCAAAAACTTCACGATAACTTTTTAGAGAACGAACGCTTCGTTATCTATCCTTTGGACGTCACCCAAGAAGGATCCCGAATTGAAGTCATCAACCACATCAGCAAAAAATGGGGTGGTGTGGATATCTTGGTGAATAACGCCGGTATCTCTTATCGATCCGTGATTGAACACATGACGGCCAAGGATGAGCTTCTGCAGATGGAAACAAACTATCTGGGTCCGATGGGTTTGATTCGTCGTGTGCTACCGTATATGCGCGAAACGGGCAGGGGCAAGATCATCAATATATCTTCTGTAGCGGGAATGTTGGCGATGCCCACCATGTCGTCTTACTCGGCGTCGAAGTATGCTCTTGAGGGCGCCAGCGAGTCCCTGTGGTATGAAATGCGCCCCTTCGGTGTGCAGATATCATTGGTACAACCAGGCTTTGTGAATAGCGAATCCTTCATGAACGTTTATCACACGGAATTGTCCGATCCCGCGAACAATTGGAATGGTCCTTACTGCGACTTCTACCAGAACATGACACCCTTCGTGGCAAAGATGATGCAAACCTCGCGCACCTCTTCCGAACAAATCGCCAAGATCATTATCAAAACCATGAAAACAGAAAATCCACCCCTATGGATTCCTGCCACACTTGATGCCAAAGTTTTCTATTATATCCGCAGGCTCATGCCGCGAAGACTGTTGCTGCCATTCCTGTACTGGTGCTTACCCAAAGCCCAACGGTGGGGAAAAAACTACTCCCACCGCCGTTAA
- the dnaB gene encoding replicative DNA helicase codes for MSTRIPPQNLEAEQSILGGIMLDREALDQVGDVLFAEDFYKPAHQKIYAAIKDLHGKNQPIDIITVTNVLQAEGSMDMVGGPEYLIGLLDKTISSANISSHAKIVREKGLLRKLISANSKLIERAYDQDFADVESFMDQAESEIFKLTETKQQTGLVGSMEIVKASIQKIEELYKRKADVTGLPTGFTELDKMTSGLHPGEMTIIAARPSMGKTAFSLNVAQHIALRAKKVIAYFSLEMGKEAMMMRMLSSEARVNMNEIRNGKIQDSAWPKLINAASALSEAGIFIDDTPGMSPFEIRSRARRLKAEHGIDCIMIDYLQLMSMKQKFSSREQEVAEISKSLKSIAKELQVPIIALAQLNRGVEGRADRRPMLSDLRESGSIEQDADVIMMLYRDDYYDKEDPDKAGHAEVIVGKQRNGATGTVKLKFDAKHSRFRDPEPSEQGGGHINPLPPPQAPPPMPGGRPKNFAPGAPA; via the coding sequence GTGAGTACTCGCATTCCACCGCAAAATCTTGAAGCCGAACAGTCTATTCTGGGCGGCATCATGCTAGATCGAGAAGCTCTCGATCAGGTTGGTGACGTTCTCTTCGCAGAGGACTTCTATAAGCCAGCACATCAAAAGATTTACGCTGCCATCAAAGATCTTCACGGAAAAAATCAGCCAATCGACATTATCACTGTAACCAACGTGCTTCAGGCCGAAGGTTCCATGGATATGGTTGGCGGTCCGGAGTATTTGATCGGTTTGCTTGATAAAACCATTTCTTCTGCAAACATCTCATCGCACGCAAAAATCGTTCGTGAAAAAGGTCTTCTTCGTAAGCTGATCTCCGCGAACAGCAAGTTGATCGAGCGTGCTTACGACCAGGATTTTGCAGACGTTGAGTCCTTCATGGACCAAGCCGAATCTGAAATCTTCAAACTTACAGAGACCAAACAACAAACAGGTCTTGTGGGCTCCATGGAGATCGTTAAGGCTTCCATCCAAAAGATTGAAGAGCTTTATAAACGTAAAGCCGATGTTACCGGTCTTCCAACTGGTTTCACCGAACTGGATAAAATGACTTCGGGTCTTCACCCGGGTGAGATGACGATCATCGCCGCTCGTCCGTCGATGGGTAAAACAGCGTTCTCTCTGAACGTTGCTCAGCACATCGCCCTTCGCGCGAAGAAAGTTATCGCCTACTTCTCTCTCGAGATGGGTAAAGAAGCCATGATGATGCGTATGTTGTCCTCTGAGGCACGCGTTAACATGAATGAAATCCGTAACGGTAAAATCCAGGACTCTGCATGGCCTAAGCTGATTAACGCAGCCAGCGCTCTTTCAGAGGCCGGAATCTTTATCGATGATACTCCAGGTATGTCACCATTTGAGATCCGTTCTCGTGCCCGTCGTTTGAAGGCAGAACACGGTATCGATTGCATCATGATCGACTACTTGCAGTTGATGAGTATGAAACAAAAATTCTCTTCACGTGAGCAAGAGGTTGCCGAAATCTCTAAGAGCTTGAAGTCGATTGCCAAGGAACTTCAGGTTCCGATCATCGCACTAGCCCAGCTGAATCGTGGGGTAGAGGGTCGTGCGGACCGTCGTCCAATGCTTTCTGACCTCCGTGAGTCCGGATCTATCGAACAAGATGCCGACGTTATCATGATGCTTTATCGTGATGACTACTACGACAAGGAAGATCCAGACAAAGCAGGTCACGCAGAGGTTATCGTCGGTAAACAGCGTAACGGTGCCACAGGTACTGTTAAACTTAAATTCGATGCCAAGCATTCTCGCTTCCGAGATCCTGAGCCAAGCGAACAGGGTGGTGGACATATTAATCCACTTCCTCCGCCGCAAGCTCCACCTCCGATGCCAGGTGGCAGACCGAAAAACTTTGCTCCTGGGGCTCCAGCCTAG
- a CDS encoding helix-turn-helix domain-containing protein: protein MTPNLNSSDNLFVANLQSVSLEKLVKSKLEVLFAQQKEAQVELNGLYNVVIEQVEKPLLELALRAYNGNQVKTAQMLGINRNTLKKKIDNYKIRVKKLN, encoded by the coding sequence ATGACGCCGAACCTTAACAGTTCAGATAATCTTTTTGTCGCTAATCTTCAGTCTGTAAGCTTGGAAAAGCTTGTTAAAAGCAAACTCGAAGTTCTTTTCGCTCAGCAAAAAGAGGCGCAAGTTGAATTGAACGGTTTGTACAATGTAGTTATCGAACAAGTGGAAAAACCACTTCTTGAGCTTGCTCTACGTGCGTACAATGGCAATCAAGTAAAGACTGCTCAGATGCTTGGCATCAATCGCAATACTCTTAAGAAGAAAATTGATAACTACAAAATTCGTGTTAAAAAACTAAACTAA
- a CDS encoding radical SAM protein, translated as MLKINEIFYSIQGETTYVGAPTVFVRTTACNLRCTYCDTKYSYYEGEMQSLESIVKEIDSHQPTHVCVTGGEPLLQKEVHPLMSELSDKGYKVSLETSGSKSIKAVDPRVKVILDVKTPDSGAANSFLMENIEFSTPSTEFKFVICSEEDFNWSENFCRQHNLFEKFVVLYSPSYGQVSERWLAEKILQQKSSARLQLQLHKYIWSPETRGV; from the coding sequence ATGCTTAAAATAAATGAGATTTTCTACAGTATCCAAGGTGAAACAACGTACGTAGGTGCCCCTACGGTGTTTGTGCGCACCACGGCGTGCAACCTGCGTTGCACGTATTGCGATACAAAGTATTCCTACTACGAAGGCGAAATGCAGTCCTTGGAATCTATCGTTAAAGAAATTGATTCCCATCAACCCACACATGTCTGCGTTACTGGCGGTGAACCTTTGTTGCAAAAAGAAGTTCATCCGTTGATGAGCGAACTTAGTGACAAGGGTTACAAAGTTTCTTTGGAAACTTCCGGTTCAAAATCAATCAAAGCAGTTGATCCTCGCGTGAAAGTTATTTTGGATGTGAAAACTCCCGACAGTGGTGCAGCAAATTCTTTCTTGATGGAGAACATCGAATTTTCTACACCCAGCACGGAATTCAAGTTTGTTATCTGTTCCGAGGAAGACTTCAACTGGTCTGAAAATTTCTGTCGTCAACACAATTTGTTCGAAAAATTTGTGGTTTTATACAGCCCATCATACGGCCAAGTATCTGAACGCTGGTTGGCAGAAAAAATATTGCAGCAAAAATCATCTGCAAGGTTGCAATTACAACTGCATAAGTATATTTGGTCTCCCGAAACACGCGGAGTATAG
- a CDS encoding DNA translocase FtsK — MNQFLKKFRQDVTAICFLGLGLFITLSLVSYNPQDPSLNSIGQGLKALNYCGIVGSFLADGLYQLFGLAAWVIVAGLIRMAWAAVRGESLNLKNIRFVWALLLIVDVAALLSIYMPTTRLFQNQIALGGMLGMGVSQALMGAFAYAGVQVILWTFMAVLVVFYSEKSLHELAEVPQEFMAMLKKKKVGERIAGFFGGAFVNEKKAPKKEKKKDEPKKAFPLADKKFVGKDEEEEDKDLKLLLDAAEEEFDEEEEEDESDELLADDDGEEEEEEETPAVRMSQKRKVVMKAKPPRRIENWEMPKLALLEDPPVSRIKIDKAEIQRKADALVEKLKNFSVEGSIQDAKPGPLVTMYEFKPNADVKISKISELEDDLSLALSSESVRVVGHIPGTDVVGIETANLKRETVYYKDLIAEDSFWSEDLALPMAVGRTVDGEPKVVDLRKMPHLLIAGTTGSGKSVFVGSIITGLLFRHSPKTLRLVLIDPKMVDLAPFATVPHLAIPHVTEPKKAATALKWAVREMEKRYKSLSKFGVGKIEMFNEKTSALSKDEIEQHEKINIELEEGKAKLDQYYYQPLPYVVIVVDELADLMITEKQNIEEPIQRLTQKARACGIHLILATQSPRKDVVTGLIKTNIPGRVALKVASKMDSRIIIDDSGAERLLPNGDMLFQAPGIGKPTRHHGPYLKDAEIANVVKHWASQGEPEYDPLAMKALDGFAGDGAEAGSGDGGGFGEEEYDERYDEILSWASAQKEVSASLIQRKFRLGYPRAARLIEIFEKEGVVGPANGSKPRQVLISSYSET; from the coding sequence ATGAACCAATTCCTCAAAAAGTTCCGACAAGACGTCACTGCAATCTGTTTCTTGGGCCTAGGTCTCTTTATCACATTGTCATTGGTAAGCTATAACCCTCAGGACCCCTCTCTAAACTCTATAGGGCAAGGACTAAAAGCCCTAAATTACTGCGGAATCGTCGGCAGCTTCCTGGCGGATGGGCTTTATCAGCTCTTCGGATTGGCCGCTTGGGTGATTGTGGCGGGTCTTATCAGAATGGCCTGGGCGGCAGTTCGCGGTGAATCCTTGAATCTTAAGAACATTCGTTTTGTCTGGGCATTGCTCTTGATCGTGGATGTTGCGGCATTACTTTCGATCTATATGCCAACGACACGCCTCTTCCAGAATCAAATAGCACTGGGGGGCATGCTGGGCATGGGGGTTTCCCAAGCTTTGATGGGGGCCTTCGCTTACGCTGGTGTGCAGGTGATTCTGTGGACCTTTATGGCGGTTCTGGTGGTGTTCTATTCAGAAAAGTCATTGCATGAACTTGCAGAGGTTCCGCAGGAATTCATGGCGATGCTGAAAAAGAAAAAAGTCGGCGAGCGAATTGCCGGCTTCTTTGGTGGTGCATTCGTAAATGAAAAGAAAGCGCCTAAGAAAGAAAAGAAAAAGGACGAGCCTAAAAAAGCCTTCCCTCTTGCAGATAAGAAGTTCGTAGGAAAAGACGAAGAGGAAGAAGACAAGGACTTGAAACTTCTTCTGGATGCAGCTGAAGAAGAATTTGACGAGGAAGAAGAAGAGGACGAAAGCGATGAGCTTTTGGCGGATGACGACGGCGAAGAGGAGGAAGAAGAAGAAACTCCTGCAGTTCGCATGTCACAAAAACGCAAAGTGGTGATGAAAGCAAAGCCACCTCGCCGTATTGAGAACTGGGAAATGCCAAAGCTTGCGCTTTTGGAAGATCCTCCAGTATCCAGAATCAAAATCGACAAGGCCGAGATTCAAAGAAAAGCTGATGCCCTGGTCGAGAAGCTTAAAAACTTCTCCGTCGAAGGTTCAATTCAGGACGCGAAACCAGGTCCCCTGGTTACAATGTATGAATTTAAGCCGAACGCGGACGTAAAGATCTCCAAAATTTCTGAACTTGAAGATGACTTGTCGCTGGCATTGTCCTCTGAGTCAGTGCGTGTGGTCGGTCATATTCCAGGCACGGATGTTGTTGGTATCGAGACCGCGAATCTGAAGCGTGAAACAGTTTATTACAAAGACTTGATTGCTGAAGACTCATTCTGGAGTGAGGATCTGGCGTTGCCGATGGCGGTGGGCCGTACTGTTGATGGTGAGCCGAAAGTCGTTGATCTGCGCAAGATGCCGCATTTGTTGATCGCCGGTACGACGGGTTCTGGTAAATCCGTATTTGTCGGTTCAATTATCACAGGTCTACTATTCCGACATTCTCCGAAAACTTTGCGCTTGGTTTTGATCGATCCGAAAATGGTCGACTTGGCACCGTTTGCAACAGTGCCACACTTGGCAATTCCGCACGTGACCGAGCCGAAAAAGGCTGCGACGGCATTGAAGTGGGCTGTGCGCGAAATGGAAAAGCGTTATAAATCCCTGTCCAAGTTCGGCGTTGGTAAAATTGAAATGTTCAATGAAAAGACCTCGGCGCTTTCAAAAGACGAGATCGAGCAGCATGAAAAAATCAATATTGAACTTGAAGAAGGCAAAGCCAAACTTGATCAGTATTACTATCAACCACTTCCTTATGTGGTTATCGTGGTGGACGAGCTTGCCGATTTGATGATCACGGAAAAGCAAAACATCGAAGAGCCGATCCAGCGTTTGACTCAAAAAGCCCGCGCCTGCGGTATTCACTTGATCCTGGCAACTCAATCGCCGCGTAAAGACGTTGTGACTGGTTTGATTAAAACAAATATTCCGGGTCGCGTGGCATTGAAAGTGGCTTCAAAAATGGACTCCAGAATCATTATCGATGATTCCGGGGCGGAACGTTTGCTTCCGAATGGGGACATGTTGTTCCAGGCACCGGGAATCGGTAAGCCTACCCGACATCATGGTCCTTATTTGAAGGATGCTGAAATCGCGAATGTCGTTAAACATTGGGCGTCTCAGGGTGAACCTGAATATGATCCTCTCGCAATGAAAGCATTGGATGGATTTGCTGGAGATGGGGCCGAAGCTGGTTCCGGAGATGGCGGCGGATTCGGTGAGGAAGAGTACGATGAGCGTTATGACGAAATCCTGTCCTGGGCATCTGCTCAGAAGGAAGTCTCTGCCTCGTTGATTCAGCGTAAATTCCGTTTGGGTTACCCGCGCGCGGCTCGTTTGATTGAAATTTTTGAAAAAGAAGGCGTCGTGGGGCCGGCGAACGGCAGCAAGCCGCGTCAAGTCCTCATTTCTTCCTACAGCGAAACGTAA